A genome region from Sphingobacteriaceae bacterium GW460-11-11-14-LB5 includes the following:
- a CDS encoding FAD-dependent oxidoreductase, translating to MPTAFSYWEKESFFTYDIIIIGSGIVGLNAAIQLKKTAPTLKIAILERGFLPSGASTKNAGFACFGSISELIEQEESAGLDGLALLIEKRWKGLLKLRSLLGDKTIDYQCLGGYELFKKGDILLADTCVSKIEHFNRLINDVIGEDAFGLANKKISDFGFEGVSTLIENQYEAQIDSGKMMFALIQYAQKIGVSLFNNCTVEEVHSEISGSRLITKNGSFFCKQLVVTTNAFIKDLLPDIDISPGRGQVLITKPIKALKIAGTFHYDSGYYYFRNINKRILLGGGRNIDFKAEETTEFGQTEPVQLALEDLLKNVILPKVNYEIDYRWSGIMAFGKILEPFIKEVKPNIFCATRCNGMGIAIGSQTGEDVARLLLNTW from the coding sequence ATGCCAACAGCGTTTTCATATTGGGAAAAGGAGTCGTTTTTTACTTACGATATCATCATTATCGGCAGTGGAATTGTAGGTTTAAATGCGGCTATCCAGCTTAAAAAAACAGCGCCGACTTTAAAAATAGCCATACTGGAAAGGGGCTTTTTACCAAGTGGGGCCAGCACCAAAAATGCGGGTTTTGCATGCTTCGGTAGCATTTCTGAACTGATTGAGCAAGAAGAAAGTGCTGGCTTGGATGGCCTTGCATTACTTATAGAAAAACGCTGGAAAGGCCTGCTTAAACTGCGGAGTTTGTTGGGAGACAAAACCATTGATTACCAATGTTTAGGCGGCTATGAATTATTTAAAAAGGGTGACATTCTTTTGGCCGACACATGTGTATCCAAAATTGAACATTTTAACCGTCTCATTAACGATGTTATTGGTGAAGATGCTTTTGGCCTTGCCAATAAGAAGATTAGTGACTTTGGTTTTGAAGGCGTCAGCACTTTAATCGAAAACCAATACGAAGCACAGATTGATAGTGGTAAAATGATGTTTGCCTTAATTCAATACGCACAAAAAATTGGTGTTAGCCTTTTTAATAACTGTACGGTAGAAGAAGTTCATTCCGAAATATCCGGTTCGCGACTAATAACCAAAAATGGATCCTTTTTTTGCAAGCAACTGGTGGTCACCACAAATGCATTTATTAAAGATTTATTGCCCGATATTGATATTAGTCCGGGTCGTGGCCAGGTATTAATTACCAAACCCATTAAAGCGTTAAAAATAGCAGGTACCTTCCATTACGATAGCGGTTATTACTATTTCAGAAACATAAATAAAAGGATTTTATTAGGTGGTGGCCGAAATATTGATTTTAAAGCCGAAGAAACAACCGAGTTTGGTCAAACTGAACCGGTTCAGCTGGCACTGGAAGATTTATTGAAAAATGTAATCCTCCCTAAAGTTAATTATGAAATCGATTATCGATGGAGTGGTATTATGGCCTTTGGAAAAATTCTGGAACCATTCATAAAAGAGGTTAAGCCCAATATCTTTTGTGCTACGCGCTGCAATGGAATGGGCATAGCCATTGGTTCGCAAACAGGAGAAGATGTGGCCAGGCTTCTCCTGAATACATGGTAA
- a CDS encoding formyltetrahydrofolate deformylase — protein sequence MNALTVLISCPDQVGLVTNITRVLAAHQLNIIAMREFVDEANKSFFTRIACTGNLEDADKLREKLLENLPNAAEVNLITQQEKQIAVLVTKEYHCLAEILIKNQFKTLGANVRCVIGNYESLRDFTEKLGIPYFYVDHTNKDKSAFEAEVKEIINRFGVDYLVLAKFMRILSADFVKDYAGKIINIHHSFLPAFIGANPYRQAFERGVKIIGATAHFVTDNLDEGPIITQHTNHVDHNFGVKEMVRAGKEIEKKVLLEALELIFEDRVFVSGNKTIVFK from the coding sequence ATGAATGCATTAACAGTCCTCATATCCTGCCCCGATCAAGTTGGTTTAGTTACAAATATTACCCGGGTGCTGGCTGCACATCAATTGAATATTATTGCGATGCGCGAGTTTGTAGATGAAGCCAATAAATCTTTTTTTACCCGTATTGCCTGTACCGGAAATTTAGAGGATGCAGATAAATTAAGAGAAAAACTTTTAGAAAATTTGCCCAATGCTGCCGAGGTAAATTTAATTACCCAGCAGGAAAAACAGATTGCTGTTTTGGTCACTAAAGAGTACCATTGTTTAGCCGAGATACTGATTAAAAATCAGTTTAAAACTTTAGGGGCCAATGTTAGGTGTGTAATTGGTAATTATGAAAGCCTGAGGGATTTTACTGAAAAATTGGGTATTCCCTATTTTTACGTCGATCATACGAATAAAGATAAAAGTGCATTTGAAGCTGAAGTAAAAGAAATTATCAACCGGTTCGGGGTAGATTATTTGGTGCTGGCCAAATTTATGCGAATTCTATCCGCTGATTTTGTAAAAGATTATGCAGGTAAAATCATCAATATCCATCATTCGTTTTTGCCCGCTTTTATAGGTGCCAATCCCTACCGTCAGGCTTTTGAACGTGGTGTAAAAATTATTGGTGCTACTGCCCATTTTGTTACCGATAACCTGGACGAAGGACCGATTATTACCCAACATACCAATCATGTGGATCATAACTTTGGGGTGAAAGAAATGGTTCGTGCAGGTAAAGAAATAGAGAAAAAAGTATTGTTAGAAGCCCTGGAACTTATTTTTGAAGACCGCGTTTTTGTGAGTGGAAATAAGACGATTGTGTTTAAGTAA
- a CDS encoding DNA recombination protein RmuC, with the protein MEIAGIALLIVILIVLVLLFLKKPQAAISIISVEDFERIKSENESLKISLAKADERVSNLSVEKEHITILLKQEQQRLIDELQAERDRLADANRELESTRSFYVAEKEKLAEQKLSYEQSQEKLNKDFELIANKILEEKSSKFIEQNRTNLDIILNPLKENIKAFEDKVEKVYKAESDERNTLKGVISLLMDQSKQIQEDANNLTKALKGDSKKQGNWGEVILEKVLERSGLVRDQEYRIQASHVSAEGGRYQPDVVIDLPDNKHLVVDAKVSLVAYERSVSAETDEERDGFIKAHLASIKNHILELSSKNYQDLYKINSPDFVLLFVPIESSFSIAIQKDAELFNFAWDRRVVIVSPSTLLATLRTIASMWKQERQNRNVMEIARLSGSMYDKFVGFVADMENIGKHIKNGQDAYDKAINKLSVGAGNLTNTSEKIKKLGAKTTKQIDTKYLDANED; encoded by the coding sequence ATGGAGATCGCCGGTATTGCTTTACTAATCGTTATTTTAATTGTTTTGGTACTTTTATTCTTAAAGAAACCACAGGCTGCGATTTCTATTATCTCGGTAGAAGATTTCGAAAGAATAAAAAGTGAAAATGAATCGTTAAAAATTAGTTTAGCCAAAGCCGACGAGCGTGTTTCTAATTTATCGGTTGAAAAAGAACACATTACGATTTTGCTTAAGCAGGAGCAGCAACGATTGATTGATGAATTACAGGCTGAACGCGATCGGCTTGCAGATGCCAACCGTGAACTGGAAAGCACGCGATCTTTTTACGTCGCCGAAAAAGAAAAGCTTGCCGAACAAAAGCTAAGTTATGAGCAATCGCAAGAAAAACTGAACAAAGACTTTGAATTAATTGCCAATAAAATCCTGGAGGAAAAATCGAGTAAATTTATTGAGCAAAACCGCACCAATCTGGATATTATTTTAAATCCTTTGAAAGAAAACATTAAAGCCTTTGAAGATAAGGTAGAAAAAGTTTATAAAGCGGAGTCAGACGAAAGAAATACCTTAAAAGGTGTAATTTCTTTATTAATGGACCAAAGCAAACAGATCCAGGAAGATGCCAATAATTTAACCAAAGCATTAAAAGGCGATAGCAAAAAACAAGGCAACTGGGGAGAAGTAATTTTAGAAAAAGTTTTAGAACGCTCGGGTTTAGTGCGCGATCAGGAATACCGCATTCAAGCCTCGCATGTATCCGCCGAAGGCGGTCGCTACCAGCCCGACGTGGTGATAGATCTTCCAGACAACAAACATCTTGTAGTTGATGCTAAGGTATCGCTGGTTGCTTATGAGCGTTCTGTATCAGCAGAGACGGATGAAGAGCGTGACGGCTTTATAAAAGCCCATTTAGCCTCGATCAAGAATCACATATTAGAGCTCTCTTCTAAAAATTACCAGGATTTATATAAGATCAATTCTCCGGATTTTGTTTTGCTGTTTGTTCCGATCGAATCTTCTTTCAGTATTGCCATACAAAAAGATGCCGAACTATTCAATTTCGCATGGGATAGAAGGGTAGTAATCGTGAGTCCATCAACCTTATTAGCCACCTTGCGTACCATTGCCAGCATGTGGAAACAGGAACGCCAAAACCGGAATGTAATGGAAATTGCCCGTTTAAGCGGCAGCATGTACGATAAATTTGTAGGCTTTGTTGCTGACATGGAAAACATTGGTAAACACATCAAAAATGGACAGGATGCCTATGATAAAGCCATTAATAAATTATCAGTCGGCGCCGGAAATTTAACCAACACTTCTGAAAAGATTAAAAAACTTGGAGCAAAAACCACCAAACAGATTGATACAAAATATCTGGATGCCAATGAGGATTAG